The nucleotide window TTTCAGCGTGATAGTTGTGGTAAACTAAtgagtttatttttctttaatattatttattgacATTCCTTCAATTTTGCTTTTGGCTTTTACAGATTCAGCGACTTAAATCTCCCTGAGTTGGACGGCGATGGTAAGAAAGTACAAAAGAAATGGTGATGTCATGATGCATGTAAGGGAGTTTAAGTATGAAAAGACTCGTTTTCAAGGTTAAGGCTTTTAAATGTCATGTACGTAGAACAGTTTTAAGTAAAAGCCCCCCTTAAGTTCTTGCAGATGTGACTTGACATTCTCGCTTGCGTTCCAAAATTGAGTGATAACTGCTTGGGATAAAGAGATGATGTTTATCTTAGGCCAGGTGACTTTCAATGATACAAAAAAGTCAGCGTAATATAACTCGAATCAAAGCAATACTATAGTTATATTGCTGGCTTCTTTATTCGTTGTCTCTTAAGTGGATCTTACTCACCTTCTTGACTTCTGTGTGTAATACGCCCTCACTGACAAAGTGGTTTAACCTGTTTTATTGATCTGTTGACCAGCGACCTGGATGACGAAGCTATGTAAATTAACTCCATCTTTGAATCGCTCAATATGGCGGTAATGTCAATAGCTCTCAGGGCTTGATAGATTTTCGTACTCTTAGCCTCCAGTTCTTGGCTGACGCTTCATAGAAGGACGCTATATAACCAACTTAAGACCCTTTAGAATTGAAACCGAGTTTTATCTTAAAATTCGGGATCCACAATACCGGTTTACCCGTGTGGTGAGCTTTGTCTTTTCCTAACTTTCATATCTAAACTTGACTTGTTGAAAGCAAATAAATCCTAGATATGAACGTTTCTCACGCAGGTGTCATCACTAGTGACGAGTTCAAGGACCTAAATACGCTTTTGATTGACAGTTATATGTATGAAATCGGCCGAAGTCATCCGCGACACAGAGAAAGATTTAGTGAACAAACATGGCTGACACAGGAACACGAGGATAGTCTTCTTCAGGAAATCCGCTTAAGGTGAAAATGGTAGACTCACATTGCATTGGCGAATTCAAAGACATTTCATTCGACCTGTGCCATCATGGTTGGTTCAGCTGAAAATGTCAAATGGAGATTAACAACACGTGCGTTAAACATCAGTTGAAGACTAGTATAATAATGTATAACTTATGTACTTTGCAGGGTTCAAGCCCTTACAAAACTCCCTGAAGAGATCATTTATGGAAGTGAGTACTTACAGGTAATATGACATCCTTTCTGACCTTCCTTATTACAGGAAATTAACGCTCCATGAAATTAAGGTGTTGGAAATTAACGCGATTTAAAATAACAGGTTCCAAAATTGGGGttaaaatactggaaattaagagtggggaaattaacgctgcatttaattaacttcgcggaaattaacgctcaacaaaaataacgcgacttaaattaacgcgaattttaacaattcgcgttaatttcctataataaggtataTGTTAACACAATCAAACATAGGCGAGTGCAGTATTGGTGTAAATTAGAAAACTAAATTCGACCAAGACAAAATATTTTGAGTTGGCTTCAGAATACAGTCGTCACTCAACGCTCTCTGCGAACCCAACAATTGGCGGTAGTATTTCAGACATGATCCATTACCaattataaacaaacaaacttgtGCCCACGTGACTAATCATCTGACAGGTTGTTCGTTATGGTGTTGATGGACATTACCACGCCCACCTTGACTCTGAAACACATGATCTTCCCGAGGTTCCTTGCTGTCATCAGACCCCAGCTGTTGGAACGGATGGAACCAAATGCAAACTTTGCAGGTATAGTTCATATCAAACGTAATCGGTCCCTCCTTGAGATGGGCCTTACAGACACGTTTTTTGGGGGTATTGACAGCTCTACTAGGCAGTCACGTGAGTGTTTATCTTTCCTTTACCTCTTTTTGTTTGAAGGCAAAGGAAATGAATTTGCCCCAACTCGTTAGTCATTGTGTACTTATTGTTTGAGCAAACGTCCCTTTTGAGAAAGAAATGATAGAATGGTTTGTTCTTCCCTAAACAGATATATTACAATTCTGTATTTCTTAAATGAAGTAGATGATGGAGGAGAAACGGCTTTCCCAATGGCAGATAATGCTACCTTGAATAAACAggtaattattaattaatatctATCTTTGCCATTCAAGAAAGGCGCTTACCTTGTCTCTTCCAAGAGTTTTGccactgtttttttgttcttgttcatGATTTTCTTTCTTGTCCATTCTCCAGCCTCTCGACCAATTTGTTAGTGCCAGTTTAGCTCCATAAACAACCTTTCTATGCTCATTCTTTTAGATTTTGAGCACCATTCGTGAAACCCAAGACCTGTATAATTTGAGTGAGTATTGTCACAAGTCAAACTTGGTTTTTACTCCAAAGAAAGGAACTGCGATTTTGTGGTACAACCACATGATGGATCCCAGCGGCTGGTTGGGTGAGAGCGATCCGTATTCAATTCACGGAGGATGCGCGGTTAAAGGGGGAATCAAATGGATTGCTAACAATTGGATTACTGCTCCATATAAGAACCGCGCTCATGTCCCTAGCCAATACGTACTTCGTCCTGATGTCCAAATCCTTGAAGACTGAATAACCAGTCTTCGAGAAAGGACGTGTGAAGAGTTATGGAACTTCTGTCCGAATCAAACAAGAAATATTGCGCCTTAACCTTCATGCAAGTGTTTCTTGAAAACGTAAACAGCTGGTCAGATAAACTGTCTCAATCAAGGCCACCTACAGCCTTGAGTGCAggtttaattggaaaaaaaatcatgctTAATACGCTTGTTACATGCGTATGACATGCTTGCGGAATTTGATTCGTGTCTGGCCGCCTCTCTCTCGTATTAAGTTTTACGGGAAGGATTGATTGCGCTGCTCCAAGGGAAAGTTCCGAAAAAACACTGAACAAATAAGCGCCGAGAGCGCATACCAATaaagtaacaaaaaaatagCCCAACTGAgttatttttaatctttttaaGATCAAAGCAAAGGTTGTTCAAGTCAATAAATTCtcatgaatttgttttttaaaaagatttgAGTTGACATCCTCGCAACAGTAATCTGGTGGATTACGAAGAAGAGTTTCAAATCTTCTCTGGGCCTTTTTTCCGAGTACGTGATGAAGACATCTGCCCTCTGATGGCAGAGAAATCATATAAGATAAAAACAAGTAGTGTAAGTTACTCAAGTTATCAAAGAATGCTAAGAAACAAAGAGAACCACAGCATTATTGAAAAGTATCATTTATTGTGGCTTTTTAATTTCATAATACATGGGctcaaatgttttatttttatttgatacTGAATTCAAGCATTCAGTTGTTGTGATTCGTAACCAGTACGCCATTCCGCCTCTGCAATGTACTCTTCTCGCTCAACAAATCTTCAAATTGAGCTTTGAGCATCATCAGACCTTTAATAAATAGCAACGCTTTCTAACCTAAAGTTAACGAGGGTACCTAGTGCTATATAATATCAAACTTTTGAAGCCAGTAGCTTGGCACATGCGCACTGTCCTTGTACGGTGCAGTGATCCAGTTGTTCGCGATCCATTTTTCTCCTTTCCGTATGTCACATCCACCATGCAAACTATATTCGTCCCTGGGCCCCATCCAGCCGCTCTCTTCATCCAATAGATGATTGTACCACATGATAGCTGTTCCCTTCCGGGGACTGAGAACGAGGTTTCCCTTGTGGCAGTTGTGACTGAGATTATAATAATCAAGCTCGCTGCGACTTGTAGCCAGTTGCTATTCAGCAAAGTTGGGCGTGTTAGTAAATGCGCAGAGTACAGCCGAATTTGAATTGCACTACGCATATCATGCATATTAAGTAGACTATTTGAGTCGAGACTTGTGCATCCCCAAGGCAGCGAATCGTGCATGCATTGCTTTGATTGAATTGTTAGTGCACTATTTTGCTTGTAATGAAAAGTGAACAAGGACCAAACGCTAAAGGCCTTTATTAAGGATTTAAGAATATCTTTTGCCTGCTCGAAGACACATTAAACTAATAAAAAAGCGATTATTTTCTTAATTGGCTCCGATTTAAATTCGTATCCCTATTCGAACACCTGATAAATTCTACTgaagtcaataataataactcgAAACACAGCCACACCCATTTTggactgaaaaagaaaaaagactcaACTATGTGTCTGAGTACTCACATCCATGTCAAGAGTAACGTTATCTGCCATTGGAAATGCTGTCTCCCCTCCTTGCTCGACATCGTTTAGATAATATAGTATAGTGATGTATCTGAAAATTCCCCAAAAAAGTCAAACCGTGTCATAGTCTTCTGATTCAAAACCGACTTAAAGCGGATATGGAGCATTGCAACTAGAAGGATGCATGGGCACCAAACAGATCAAGCAGAAatgttttgagcatgcgcaggGGTGGATTCGCACCAACGTCCATAAGCAGGTTAGGGCGAGTCGGACGGCGTTTCTCAACAAATTACCAAACACACAGATGGTTCAAAATTACGTGAAAAAATACGACTTTGAAGCCACGTGAAAGAAAATTTGACGGAAAGCTACCCTTCCTATGATCCAGGAACAATAATGTCTACTAACCTACAGAGCCTACATCCCTGCCCTTTGTGGAAAGCTTGTTTCATATCTTCATGCAGATGACAACATACTACGTCTGTTCTTTCGTGAGTTTCAGAGTCAAAGTGGGCATGGTAATGTCCATTTCTCCCATAGTAGACAACCTGAGGAAAACAATTACGTTTTTACAACTCACGAATTATTTCCAAATGTCATCGAAACAACAAAAGATTCACCACCCACAAATTTCGGGTTACTTCTGAACTGTCAATTAATAATTCGATCGAATTAAGATCACCTGTAAATGCTCGCTTCCATAGATTATTTCTCTAGGGAGTCTCGTGAGTTCCACAACCCTATGACCGAGAGAAAGATATACTTAAAAAACCAAACTTGCTATAGCttataaatgaaatgaagatgagATCATCGCAGTCGTGAttacgatttaagcaatcgcaaagtaagcccgaaaaatgctttcggggcttcaacgggattcgaacccatggcctctgcatagcgctgcagtgctccaccaactgagctatgaagacccatacttTGGGATCAGGCCAATTTATTGAATttatcgtacccgtgaaaggaatgaaacatatgaatattatgtgaactgcggacaaacgaatgaaatgaagatgtgatcatcgcagcgGTAACgtagaggccatgggttcgaatcccgttgaagccccgaaaccatttttcgggcttactttgcgattgcttaaatcgcaatcacaactgcgatgatcaccgtccgcagttcacataatattcatatataGCTTATAACTTAGAAACCCTACAGCGCTGAAGACCCAGCTCAAATAAAGCTGACCCCTGTTTCTTCTTACCTTTGCACTATTTTTTCTAAAAGTGGATCTCCCAGGCCTCTCTGATTCACCCATGTCTGTTCACTAAATCTCGATTTGTGCATTGGGTGGGACAAGACTGTGGCGTACATCGCGTCGCTTAACCCAAGGGTATTCATTTTGTCAAATTCATCACGAGTAGCAACTCctatttttaagaaaaacatGGTGATGTACCTTTAATTATATGGAAAAACCTTCTAGTCGTGTAATTTAATTGAGTCAGCAAACACAACTAAATTTAACTTTCGTAACAAAGTAACGCAATTAATCATTCATTTAATTTGTCAGAGGATAGATACTTGGCATACCATCATCTAATTCAGTTATGTTCGCTTCATGGAGTCTGAAAGATGATGAGAtgagaaaaattatttaaaatcgacaaaaacaaagatttcttcCATTGTAGTAACTGGCTGACTGACTTGTGCACTGTTCGTGTAAACCAGCACCTTGCAACTTTCAAGAACACTGTAAAATCAAAGCCTCGATTCTTACAATTGCAATGCATCCTCCTCAGTAAGAACAAGATAGTGGTACATTTTTGCAAACGCCATCACCTGAGAAAAATGATGATAGAGCATGACATCATttccagaaaagaaaaataggtcTTTAATGGGCATGTACAGTGAGGTTTTAAGATCTACGAACTGTATTTTTGAGGCAAAAACTGCCTGAGACAGCTCGGCTGAAGAAGACTCAGTGCTATCTTTTTCACCAACCACAAGCCTTTCATTTTTCTATCAAGGACACTAAGGACACACACGTAAGCCACGCTTATCAAAAAATGTAAAATCTTGGCATACGTTTGTTTCCAGGGACGAGATCACAAGATTTAAACAGTACAATTAATGCAATTATAGGGGTTTGAATAAATCACCCGTCTATTCCCTAAAACTTTGAACATATTTAACCTCACCTCTTTTAGAGTCACTATCTCATTCTTGTCGTAATCGAAGCCTTCAAAATATCCTGCCGTACTTTCTGCTTTACCATCTAAAATCGCAACAATATACTCATGGTAATGCTGATATTGACGCTGTTCGTACGAGCTTAAAAATTGTCAAATGCCTGGCGACTAATTAAGCAGAAAATGTAGACTTGAGCAATTTTTGAAGACGGCAATGCTCAATATATACATAGATTGCATTGTGTCTTAACAAAATGGAGTGGATTCAGGTCATTGCACGTTCAGTTGAACgttttaactgccgtaggcggcgcactcatgacactttaCTCATTTTACTCTGtgtaacgccagacgattttactcgtcaataagaaccccttggcagggaaagggttaacaacgtcaaaaacttcTTACATCTAATGTTAGGAATCCTAAATTCTTCATTTGATTGGAGTCCTCCGCGAGCAATACTGGAGATGAGACCTTTCCCTTTCGCCAAGCTGATAATGTGATCACACTCTGCGTCACTGAGAAAGTTTGGAATTTCTGtataaaaatgcaaaacagCATTGTGACGAACCACAAACTAAAAGTTGACGTTTTGAAAGATTTCCCTTTGTCAAAGGGATCTTTCCATGGACAGTCGTACGACGTAAAGCCAGAGAAAGAGCACATATTTACTTGAGTGTG belongs to Acropora muricata isolate sample 2 chromosome 9, ASM3666990v1, whole genome shotgun sequence and includes:
- the LOC136929719 gene encoding transmembrane prolyl 4-hydroxylase-like, translated to MILFSLLIIFYLPSLHLSAHCTNVQQNPSTNHYNECRFTKKGENCDYKKFDSHGDGPCMVGRKAGLTRIDGLKVGHVESVDLGDITRKRITRAMKPPIFEIPNFLSDAECDHIISLAKGKGLISSIARGGLQSNEEFRIPNIRYGKAESTAGYFEGFDYDKNEIVTLKEVMAFAKMYHYLVLTEEDALQLLHEANITELDDGVATRDEFDKMNTLGLSDAMYATVLSHPMHKSRFSEQTWVNQRGLGDPLLEKIVQRVVELTRLPREIIYGSEHLQVVYYGRNGHYHAHFDSETHERTDVVCCHLHEDMKQAFHKGQGCRLCRYITILYYLNDVEQGGETAFPMADNVTLDMDQLATSRSELDYYNLSHNCHKGNLVLSPRKGTAIMWYNHLLDEESGWMGPRDEYSLHGGCDIRKGEKWIANNWITAPYKDSAHVPSYWLQKFDII
- the LOC136929721 gene encoding transmembrane prolyl 4-hydroxylase-like, whose translation is MSCESVDRRMIRFNLDAIFVIAIFIFRAKCHLNTADHSSMEPCEDDTCFTLDGPCFIPREKGILKRLDGVKVGHKQRLDLGEHGKYDLITRAMRPLLFEIPDFLSEDECDHIVSLAGDHELFKSEAKGGLTATDNWKFDPKLSGKANGPKGLYKNWDFDSDGKITVDEIKKFARIFRYLYLTDQEVRNIFSDLNLPELDGDGVITSDEFKDLNTLLIDSYMYEIGRSHPRHRERFSEQTWLTQEHEDSLLQEIRLRVQALTKLPEEIIYGSEYLQVVRYGVDGHYHAHLDSETHDLPEVPCCHQTPAVGTDGTKCKLCRYITILYFLNEVDDGGETAFPMADNATLNKQILSTIRETQDLYNLSEYCHKSNLVFTPKKGTAILWYNHMMDPSGWLGESDPYSIHGGCAVKGGIKWIANNWITAPYKNRAHVPSQYVLRPDVQILED